From the genome of Gracilimonas sp., one region includes:
- a CDS encoding tagaturonate epimerase family protein codes for MNIDQPLTDREAVSKIQDVIEGMDGYSLYEDSIHEHEEVVLCIARKGLEKHLLVISKDGSIPNTEFTGKEIKSGSVSVLECELSHENASVLRSKFDFTNPVLIGKTDSYGFGDRLGNAGPAHLRAVKEAGFKPVLAQQSIRELERTKRTAEEVMDAASWSVFQEGYHDGFGADGDHLKTTQDIDRMVKAGFTMFTIDPSDYVVNEVKQMTEEELQSSYENLPWEEIEDTPKDLLDRFEFSDIELNTGYKINPSIRDIKEGMVKYGRVITHTRMMASYISATYPDHPSELELSVDETNAPTTLFEHYLVASELDRLGVELVSLAPRFCGDFEKGIDFKGDLDQFRDEYVEHLAIAEKFGSYKLSIHSGSDKFSVYEVVGSLNLGAVHVKTAGTSYLEALRTIAECEPDFFREIMAFSLRRFDEDKKTYHISADLSKIEDPSKAREEELPEYLDDNNARQVLHVAFGSVLSGDLPEAKGFKKRLMNALEKNEELHYSNLEKHFHKHLSPFSVK; via the coding sequence ATGAATATTGATCAACCATTAACAGATAGGGAAGCAGTTTCAAAAATACAGGATGTTATAGAAGGAATGGATGGGTATAGCCTTTACGAAGACTCAATACATGAGCATGAAGAGGTGGTCTTATGCATTGCCAGAAAAGGACTTGAAAAACACCTTTTAGTGATATCGAAAGATGGAAGTATTCCCAATACTGAATTTACGGGTAAGGAAATAAAATCAGGTTCAGTTTCTGTTTTGGAATGTGAACTTTCCCATGAAAATGCCTCTGTTCTGCGTTCAAAGTTTGACTTTACAAATCCCGTATTGATCGGTAAAACGGATTCATATGGATTTGGAGACCGGCTTGGAAATGCAGGTCCTGCTCATTTGAGAGCCGTAAAAGAAGCCGGGTTTAAACCAGTGCTCGCTCAGCAATCCATTCGTGAGCTTGAAAGAACTAAAAGAACTGCTGAGGAAGTGATGGATGCAGCCTCGTGGTCTGTGTTTCAGGAAGGATATCACGATGGATTTGGAGCTGACGGAGATCACCTTAAAACAACGCAAGATATTGACCGGATGGTAAAAGCCGGATTCACTATGTTTACCATTGATCCCAGCGATTACGTGGTAAATGAAGTAAAGCAAATGACAGAGGAAGAGCTGCAATCGAGTTATGAGAACCTTCCCTGGGAAGAAATTGAAGACACTCCGAAAGATTTACTGGACCGATTCGAATTCTCTGACATCGAGTTAAATACGGGATATAAAATCAATCCTTCCATCCGTGATATTAAAGAAGGAATGGTAAAGTATGGGCGTGTGATTACTCATACCCGGATGATGGCAAGCTATATTTCGGCTACTTATCCGGATCATCCCTCTGAGCTCGAGCTTTCGGTTGATGAAACCAATGCGCCGACTACTCTTTTTGAGCACTACCTGGTGGCTTCAGAACTGGATCGTTTGGGAGTAGAGCTCGTTAGCCTTGCCCCCCGGTTTTGTGGAGACTTTGAAAAAGGCATCGACTTTAAAGGAGATTTGGATCAATTTCGAGATGAATATGTAGAACACCTTGCCATAGCTGAAAAATTTGGGAGCTATAAATTGAGCATCCATTCAGGCAGTGACAAATTCTCAGTGTATGAAGTTGTAGGCTCGCTAAACCTGGGCGCTGTGCATGTAAAAACAGCGGGAACAAGTTACCTGGAAGCTTTGAGAACAATTGCGGAGTGTGAACCTGACTTTTTCAGGGAAATTATGGCATTCTCGCTCAGGCGCTTTGATGAGGATAAAAAGACCTATCATATTTCAGCTGATCTCAGCAAGATTGAAGACCCGTCAAAAGCTAGGGAAGAAGAACTTCCAGAATATCTGGATGACAATAATGCTCGCCAGGTTCTGCATGTAGCTTTTGGATCTGTGCTATCTGGCGATTTACCTGAGGCTAAAGGATTTAAGAAACGACTGATGAATGCTCTTGAAAAAAATGAGGAGCTGCATTATTCAAATTTGGAAAAACATTTCCATAAACATCTCAGTCCTTTTAGCGTGAAATGA
- a CDS encoding pectinesterase family protein, with the protein MCRIIKPIIVLFLGLLASDALAQGYETELVVAKDGSGDYSSIQAAIDDAKSFPYERITILIKNGVYKEKVKVHSWNTKLSLIGENKDSTVITWDDYFDKIDRGRNSTFHTYTLLVEANDFYAENITIENSAGDVGQAVALHIDADRVSIQKCRILGNQDTVYLAGEGKRQYFNNCYIEGTTDFIFGGATGLFEDCQIHSKKDSYITAASTPQGQQYGFVFKNSTLTADESVNEVYLGRPWRNYAKTVFMKTELGGHIMTEGWHNWNKPDAESTVYYAEYENSGLGFKPSERVEWSYQLKAEEAEKYAKEKILKGWNPADENR; encoded by the coding sequence ATGTGTAGAATAATAAAACCTATTATCGTGCTTTTTTTAGGACTGCTGGCATCCGATGCTCTTGCTCAGGGATATGAAACTGAGCTGGTGGTAGCGAAGGATGGTAGCGGTGACTATAGCAGCATTCAGGCCGCCATTGATGACGCAAAGTCTTTTCCTTATGAGCGTATCACTATTCTTATAAAAAACGGAGTTTATAAAGAGAAAGTGAAAGTACATTCCTGGAATACAAAGCTGAGCTTAATTGGCGAGAACAAAGACTCAACCGTCATAACCTGGGATGACTATTTTGACAAGATCGATCGTGGGCGAAACAGCACCTTTCATACCTACACATTGTTGGTTGAAGCAAATGATTTTTACGCTGAGAATATAACCATTGAAAATTCGGCAGGTGATGTGGGTCAGGCTGTAGCATTGCACATAGATGCGGACCGTGTTTCCATTCAAAAATGCAGGATCTTGGGGAATCAGGATACGGTTTACCTTGCTGGGGAAGGGAAACGTCAATATTTCAACAACTGTTATATAGAAGGAACAACGGATTTTATTTTTGGAGGAGCCACCGGACTATTTGAAGATTGCCAGATCCATAGCAAGAAAGATTCATATATCACGGCAGCTTCTACTCCACAAGGACAACAATATGGCTTCGTATTTAAGAACAGCACACTTACTGCAGATGAAAGTGTTAATGAAGTTTACTTAGGACGTCCGTGGAGAAATTATGCGAAAACCGTTTTCATGAAGACGGAACTCGGAGGTCATATTATGACTGAAGGGTGGCATAACTGGAATAAGCCCGATGCGGAGTCTACTGTTTATTACGCTGAATATGAGAATTCAGGACTTGGTTTTAAACCTTCTGAAAGGGTTGAATGGAGTTATCAATTGAAAGCTGAAGAAGCTGAAAAATATGCTAAAGAAAAGATTTTGAAAGGCTGGAATCCTGCGGACGAAAACCGCTAA
- a CDS encoding pectinesterase family protein, translating into MFILLIPTLLMGFQAVDKYDFVVAKDGSGDFTSVQDAIDAVPVFRDNETVIYIRKGVYKEKLTLPPNKTNVTFIGEDVEETILTFDDYSSKTNQFGEELGTTGSSSFFLFGDDFTAKNITFQNSAGRVGQAVALRVNGDRAVFINCRFLGDQDTLYTHGSESRQYYKDSYIEGTTDFIFGSSTAVFENCEIVSKKKKGSYITAASTPEGKAFGYVFINSRFTAKPDVAEQTYYLGRPWRPHAKVVLINSYLDSHIRSSGWHNWNDPAKEETVFYAEFENEGTGFHPEKRVKWSAQLTTEEASAYTLETIFNGWNPLERIE; encoded by the coding sequence ATGTTTATACTTCTAATCCCAACGCTTTTGATGGGTTTTCAAGCCGTTGACAAATACGACTTTGTAGTGGCTAAAGATGGTTCAGGAGATTTTACTTCCGTTCAGGATGCTATTGATGCTGTTCCCGTTTTCCGGGACAATGAAACTGTTATATATATCAGGAAAGGAGTGTATAAAGAGAAGCTTACACTTCCACCCAACAAAACCAATGTTACATTTATCGGGGAAGATGTAGAAGAAACCATTCTCACCTTTGACGATTATTCCTCCAAAACCAATCAGTTTGGGGAAGAGTTGGGAACCACGGGTTCTTCCAGTTTTTTCTTATTCGGAGATGATTTTACAGCAAAGAATATCACCTTCCAAAACTCAGCCGGTCGGGTTGGTCAGGCCGTAGCCCTGCGTGTAAATGGGGATCGTGCAGTATTTATAAACTGCCGTTTTCTTGGAGATCAGGACACTCTTTACACTCACGGCAGCGAAAGCAGGCAGTATTATAAAGACAGCTATATTGAAGGAACGACAGACTTTATTTTCGGATCATCTACTGCGGTTTTCGAAAATTGTGAGATCGTTTCCAAAAAAAAGAAGGGAAGTTATATCACTGCGGCTTCCACGCCGGAAGGAAAAGCTTTTGGTTATGTATTTATCAATAGTCGCTTTACCGCAAAACCGGATGTTGCAGAGCAAACCTACTACTTGGGGCGTCCCTGGCGTCCACATGCTAAGGTAGTGTTGATCAACAGCTATCTAGATAGCCATATCAGGTCGTCGGGCTGGCACAACTGGAATGACCCAGCCAAGGAAGAAACGGTTTTTTATGCCGAGTTTGAAAATGAAGGGACGGGATTTCATCCAGAAAAAAGGGTTAAATGGTCTGCTCAGCTTACTACCGAAGAAGCTTCAGCTTATACCCTTGAAACTATTTTTAATGGTTGGAATCCTTTGGAAAGAATTGAATAG